The following proteins come from a genomic window of Corallococcus sp. NCRR:
- a CDS encoding MG2 domain-containing protein, translated as MTGGIQRRRWVAGGLGLLFVGGGLAFMSSGRCLSAWMFQGVEVPQCPDGEFRQTVSVSVSGLARGTSRWVTVWAKAHGMDAEGRELESLVGRGTAALFLVDAAGKETPLPLDAKGRWKRESGGSLSAPVTLPAVPDGDYQLRARVTTPLGTGTVDAALPLYAPARVRVLTDRPLYEPGHRVRFRAVALRAKDLSPLDGRPGTWKVTDPSGEVVLEERAPAGNWGVVAGDFPLDRGAPTGTWTVSWTSGGASGDAAFTVEPFTLPRLRMEAASPRPFWRANDTPEVTGQVSYASGAPVADTDVTLAWSHAGAWPPPTEWLQGGLPAKARTDAAGRFRVTLPRVPQDLRGQATLSASLEAKDPTGEPVRGGVSLLLSEDALAVSSVTELEDGLVAGFSNRVYLRATTASGQVLPGAEVTVTRAWDPRDPGVSAVADEDGVAAFQLDPGPAVNVVVPPLPVRVQPRPPPVSLVSSQDLLGAQGGQASLEDQLALERLLPSLHPCARFVSPASGAAMAEFAVRVGASGQVLDVAGAEEGLEACMVSALRAKGLPARAERMLPLRFQVQDPGLPTLRWNTQVAFGDERGVSEGLTVAALDARACLPSTLDRAVAVPGVLTWRRWADKPELALSWVAEPTSEATPPAAAAALACVKERLSRIRVPASTQAELLAGRRPSEAMGVVRFTAQPNYGGNGMPRPPLATAFLGYELKVQAKWDGQDMGETKVVLRPARLPPLRLRATPVLAKAGESVKVELLRGPGFTGELPKTLELVAGPTRLKEKLDPATRSVRFTLPQDFEGWAQVEGVAATARVYVAPRASLSVEVSPDKPAYAPGELAHLQVHTRVDGKDGEAAVGLFGVDETLSQLAPLPGADALDGLKPAPSVATPAFGVLDGQALAMGRIRGANAAAAALLRVTAVPTLEDVETPLSVSSTSPFSPDAELTEPFYAVLTELHARTRKWEETAPEGETLDPAGLARLWAESLAACEQRGQKVTDAFGRKLRLSRLPEDLLALTDPRAVVVNGTRLPEDVVNWGAWVAREAP; from the coding sequence ATGACAGGTGGCATCCAGCGCCGGCGATGGGTGGCCGGGGGGCTCGGGCTGTTGTTCGTGGGGGGAGGCCTGGCCTTCATGTCTTCCGGGCGGTGTCTGTCCGCCTGGATGTTCCAGGGCGTGGAGGTGCCACAGTGTCCGGACGGCGAGTTCCGCCAGACGGTGAGCGTGTCCGTCAGCGGGCTCGCGCGAGGCACCTCCCGCTGGGTGACGGTCTGGGCGAAGGCGCACGGGATGGACGCGGAGGGCCGCGAGCTCGAGTCCCTCGTGGGCCGCGGCACGGCGGCGCTGTTCCTGGTGGACGCGGCCGGCAAGGAGACGCCGCTGCCGCTGGACGCCAAGGGGCGCTGGAAGCGCGAGAGCGGCGGTTCCCTGTCGGCGCCGGTGACGCTGCCCGCGGTGCCGGATGGCGACTATCAACTGCGCGCGCGCGTCACCACGCCGCTGGGCACCGGCACGGTGGACGCGGCGCTGCCCCTGTACGCGCCCGCGCGGGTGCGCGTGCTGACGGACCGGCCCCTCTACGAGCCCGGGCACCGGGTGCGCTTCCGCGCGGTGGCGCTGCGCGCGAAGGACCTGTCACCGCTCGATGGACGGCCGGGGACGTGGAAGGTGACGGACCCCTCCGGCGAGGTGGTGCTGGAGGAGCGCGCGCCCGCGGGCAACTGGGGCGTGGTGGCGGGGGACTTCCCGCTGGACCGGGGCGCGCCCACGGGCACGTGGACGGTGTCGTGGACGAGCGGCGGCGCCTCCGGTGACGCGGCCTTCACGGTGGAGCCCTTCACGCTGCCGCGCCTGCGGATGGAGGCGGCAAGCCCCCGGCCCTTCTGGCGCGCCAACGACACGCCGGAGGTGACGGGGCAGGTGTCGTACGCGTCCGGCGCGCCGGTGGCGGACACGGACGTGACGCTGGCGTGGAGCCACGCGGGCGCATGGCCTCCGCCGACGGAGTGGCTCCAGGGCGGGCTGCCGGCGAAGGCACGCACGGATGCCGCCGGCCGCTTCCGCGTGACGCTGCCGCGCGTGCCCCAGGACCTGCGCGGCCAGGCCACGTTGAGCGCGAGCCTGGAGGCGAAGGACCCCACGGGCGAGCCGGTGCGCGGCGGCGTGTCGCTCCTTTTGTCCGAGGACGCGCTGGCCGTGTCCTCCGTGACGGAGCTGGAGGACGGGCTGGTGGCGGGCTTCAGCAACCGCGTCTACCTGCGCGCCACCACCGCGTCGGGCCAGGTGCTGCCGGGCGCGGAGGTGACGGTGACGCGCGCGTGGGACCCGCGCGACCCGGGCGTGAGCGCGGTCGCGGACGAGGACGGCGTGGCCGCCTTCCAACTGGACCCCGGCCCCGCGGTGAACGTGGTGGTGCCGCCGCTGCCGGTGCGCGTGCAGCCGCGTCCGCCGCCCGTGTCGCTCGTGTCGTCGCAGGACCTGCTGGGCGCGCAGGGAGGACAGGCGTCGCTGGAGGACCAGCTCGCGCTGGAGCGGCTGCTGCCCTCGCTGCACCCTTGCGCGCGCTTCGTCTCTCCGGCCTCTGGCGCCGCCATGGCGGAGTTCGCGGTGCGGGTGGGTGCGTCCGGGCAGGTGCTGGACGTGGCCGGCGCGGAGGAGGGGTTGGAGGCGTGCATGGTGTCGGCGCTGCGCGCGAAGGGACTGCCGGCGCGCGCGGAGCGGATGCTCCCGCTTCGCTTCCAGGTCCAGGACCCGGGCCTGCCGACCCTCCGCTGGAACACGCAGGTCGCCTTCGGAGACGAGCGGGGCGTGAGCGAGGGGCTGACGGTCGCCGCGCTGGATGCGCGCGCGTGCCTGCCCTCCACGCTGGACCGCGCCGTGGCGGTGCCCGGCGTGCTGACGTGGCGGCGGTGGGCGGACAAGCCGGAGCTGGCGCTGTCCTGGGTGGCGGAGCCCACGAGCGAGGCCACGCCCCCTGCCGCTGCGGCGGCGCTGGCGTGCGTGAAGGAGCGGCTGAGCCGCATCCGCGTTCCGGCCTCGACGCAGGCGGAGCTGCTGGCGGGACGGAGGCCGTCGGAGGCCATGGGCGTGGTGCGCTTCACCGCGCAGCCGAACTACGGAGGCAACGGCATGCCCCGTCCGCCCCTGGCCACCGCGTTCCTGGGCTACGAGTTGAAGGTCCAGGCGAAGTGGGACGGCCAGGACATGGGGGAGACGAAGGTCGTGCTGCGCCCCGCGCGCCTGCCGCCGCTGCGCCTGCGCGCGACGCCGGTGCTGGCGAAGGCCGGTGAGTCCGTGAAGGTGGAGCTCTTGCGCGGCCCCGGCTTCACGGGCGAGCTGCCCAAGACGCTGGAGCTGGTGGCGGGGCCGACGCGGCTCAAGGAGAAGCTGGACCCGGCCACGCGCTCCGTCCGCTTCACGCTGCCCCAGGACTTCGAGGGCTGGGCGCAAGTGGAGGGGGTGGCGGCGACCGCGCGCGTGTACGTGGCGCCCCGCGCGTCGCTGTCGGTGGAGGTGTCTCCGGACAAGCCCGCGTACGCGCCCGGGGAGCTGGCGCACCTCCAGGTCCACACGCGCGTGGACGGCAAGGACGGCGAGGCGGCGGTGGGCCTCTTCGGCGTGGACGAGACGCTGTCCCAACTGGCGCCGCTGCCGGGCGCGGACGCGCTGGACGGGCTGAAGCCCGCGCCGTCGGTGGCCACGCCCGCCTTCGGCGTGCTGGACGGTCAGGCGCTGGCCATGGGCCGCATCCGGGGCGCGAACGCGGCCGCGGCGGCGCTCTTGCGCGTGACGGCGGTGCCCACGCTGGAAGACGTGGAGACGCCGCTGTCGGTGAGCAGCACGAGCCCCTTCTCCCCGGACGCGGAGCTGACGGAGCCCTTCTACGCGGTGCTGACGGAGCTGCACGCGCGCACGCGCAAGTGGGAGGAGACCGCGCCCGAGGGTGAGACGTTGGACCCCGCGGGGCTCGCGCGGCTGTGGGCGGAGTCGCTGGCCGCGTGCGAGCAGCGCGGGCAGAAGGTGACGGATGCGTTCGGCCGCAAGCTGCGGCTGTCCCGGCTGCCGGAGGACCTGCTGGCCCTCACGGATCCGCGCGCGGTGGTGGTGAATGGAACGCGGTTGCCGGAGGACGTCGTGAACTGGGGCGCGTGGGTCGCCCGGGAGGCGCCATGA
- a CDS encoding alpha-2-macroglobulin family protein, with translation MKQRSWMSGAVGLGVGFVLGGVMIAVVTGDSVRKTLGQSAAALSGESMEVTMAPGIDGLQRKAMKNFGSANAYDDESIVSRGGGGAAPPKAAAAPVMEMAAPPEPEMEEGGVSKDKGGAAAAPTRAWFPETFLFEPLVVTDASGAATVPVRVPDRLTQWRVLALAHSRSGAQAGAVTSFAGTLPTYVDPVLPPFLRAGDTVRLPVQVVNTTDKAVEAALKVDVKGAQVESGARTVRVPARGSVVEFVTVRAGGAGPVTLRASLGDTDAVVRDFDVWATGQPVVQTRGGSLAAPRTLSLVGPADAQTGSERVRLQVYPGALGMVRAELAAVERRPVDVAGDAYALLLAGQAPELLKTLGETADPAALKALSLVATQRVLRAARAPSVEVATRLAEGALAHPDNPVLSRLGERLVAQVAQAQRPDGTCQGGEGWTLQRLLVATADCARTVRAAQGTPEGRQRASAFTVRASGVFERYLPQVKDGYTAAVLLAEGAAEGSVADALRTRVREALKSGADGTAWLPVEPDTVRADGALPSEAEATAMAVLALQGDAKAPLADLGAWLLAHYTPGLGWGDGQANRVGLRAALALFKAPLPAQVRVTVARDGQVVTEGTYDTKALREVLALEAAAPGSAGTHAWTVRAEPAVPGLGFSLALSAAVPWKSELKGGLQLAVTGPKEARVGQLTNVRVQVGAPSALPLRFQQELPAGVQVDPASLAALVASGQVTSWDVQDGALSLDLSPREQGAPVQVEFRVLPTLAGTLQAGAARLGVPGRPDITASLPPTTWAVR, from the coding sequence ATGAAGCAGCGCTCTTGGATGTCCGGGGCCGTGGGCCTCGGGGTGGGGTTCGTGCTGGGCGGAGTGATGATCGCGGTGGTGACGGGGGACTCGGTCCGCAAGACCCTGGGGCAGTCCGCCGCCGCGCTCTCGGGGGAGTCCATGGAAGTCACCATGGCGCCAGGCATCGACGGCTTGCAGCGCAAGGCGATGAAGAACTTCGGGTCGGCGAACGCCTACGACGACGAGTCCATCGTTTCGCGGGGAGGCGGCGGGGCCGCACCTCCGAAGGCCGCGGCGGCGCCCGTGATGGAGATGGCGGCGCCGCCGGAGCCGGAGATGGAGGAGGGGGGCGTCAGCAAGGACAAGGGTGGCGCCGCCGCCGCGCCCACCCGCGCGTGGTTCCCGGAGACGTTCCTCTTCGAGCCCCTGGTGGTGACGGACGCGAGCGGCGCGGCGACGGTGCCGGTGCGCGTGCCGGACCGGCTGACGCAGTGGCGGGTGCTGGCGCTCGCGCACTCCCGCTCCGGCGCGCAGGCGGGGGCGGTGACGTCCTTCGCGGGCACGCTGCCCACGTACGTGGATCCGGTGCTGCCGCCCTTCCTCCGCGCGGGCGACACGGTGCGCCTGCCGGTGCAGGTGGTGAACACCACCGACAAGGCCGTGGAGGCCGCGCTCAAGGTGGACGTGAAGGGCGCGCAGGTGGAGTCCGGCGCGCGCACGGTGCGGGTGCCCGCGCGCGGCAGCGTGGTGGAGTTCGTGACGGTGAGGGCCGGAGGCGCGGGGCCGGTGACGCTGCGCGCCTCGCTGGGCGACACGGACGCGGTGGTGCGCGACTTCGACGTGTGGGCCACCGGCCAGCCCGTGGTCCAGACGCGCGGCGGTTCGCTGGCGGCGCCGCGCACGCTGTCCCTGGTGGGCCCCGCGGACGCGCAGACCGGCAGCGAGCGCGTGCGCCTGCAGGTGTACCCGGGCGCGCTGGGCATGGTGCGCGCGGAGCTGGCGGCGGTGGAGCGCCGGCCGGTGGACGTGGCGGGGGACGCGTACGCGCTGCTGCTCGCGGGCCAGGCGCCGGAGCTCCTGAAGACGCTGGGCGAGACGGCGGACCCCGCGGCGCTGAAGGCGCTGTCGTTGGTGGCGACGCAGCGGGTGCTGCGCGCGGCGCGGGCGCCGTCGGTGGAGGTGGCGACGCGGCTCGCGGAGGGCGCGCTGGCCCACCCGGACAACCCCGTGCTCTCGCGGCTGGGCGAGCGGTTGGTGGCGCAGGTGGCCCAGGCGCAGCGGCCGGACGGCACCTGCCAGGGCGGTGAGGGCTGGACGCTCCAGCGCCTGCTGGTGGCGACGGCGGACTGCGCCCGCACGGTGCGCGCGGCGCAGGGCACCCCGGAGGGCAGGCAGCGCGCGTCGGCCTTCACCGTGCGCGCGTCGGGCGTCTTCGAGCGCTACCTGCCGCAGGTGAAGGATGGCTATACGGCGGCGGTGCTGCTGGCGGAGGGCGCCGCGGAGGGCAGCGTGGCGGACGCCCTGCGCACCCGCGTGCGCGAGGCTCTGAAGTCCGGCGCGGACGGCACCGCGTGGCTGCCGGTGGAGCCGGACACGGTGCGCGCGGATGGGGCGCTGCCTTCGGAGGCGGAGGCCACGGCGATGGCGGTGCTCGCCCTCCAGGGTGATGCGAAGGCGCCGCTCGCGGACCTGGGCGCCTGGCTGCTCGCGCACTACACGCCGGGCCTGGGCTGGGGGGATGGGCAGGCCAACCGCGTGGGGCTGCGCGCGGCGCTGGCCCTCTTCAAGGCTCCGTTGCCGGCCCAGGTGCGCGTGACGGTGGCGCGCGACGGGCAGGTCGTCACCGAGGGCACCTACGACACGAAGGCGCTGCGCGAGGTGCTGGCGCTGGAGGCCGCCGCGCCGGGCTCGGCGGGCACGCACGCGTGGACCGTGCGCGCGGAGCCCGCGGTGCCGGGGCTGGGCTTCTCCCTGGCGCTGTCCGCCGCGGTGCCGTGGAAGAGCGAGCTGAAGGGCGGCCTGCAACTGGCCGTGACGGGGCCGAAGGAGGCGCGCGTGGGACAGCTGACGAACGTGCGCGTCCAGGTGGGTGCGCCGTCCGCGTTGCCGCTGCGCTTCCAGCAGGAGCTGCCCGCGGGCGTGCAGGTGGACCCCGCGAGCCTCGCCGCGCTCGTGGCGTCCGGACAGGTGACCTCCTGGGATGTGCAGGATGGGGCGTTGTCCCTGGACCTTTCTCCCAGGGAGCAGGGCGCGCCGGTGCAGGTGGAGTTCCGCGTGCTGCCCACGCTCGCCGGGACGTTGCAGGCGGGCGCGGCGCGACTGGGCGTGCCTGGCCGGCCGGACATCACCGCGTCGCTGCCGCCCACCACCTGGGCGGTGCGCTGA
- a CDS encoding trypsin-like peptidase domain-containing protein → MELEGSEQEELTHALLGAFTSVEELHRMVEVKCGRSLVPPVEREGAARARALVRTAEAEGWTDVLVRGAHAAAPSHPRIRRFLQSYLSSVQRSVSGSALMRIVQQSRLALTPQVWRDRLTTLSRRVCRVELEGGRALGTGFLVAPDIVLTNSHVIEHRLLEALRVRFDLKVLPDRIAVHPGRVFAVTACLAQSPHSPADLMHPRPREATRDELDYAFLQIQDAPGADRVGDRPRGFIPLAPSSPTAFETGALALVVQHPKGRPMQVALDTFQKVNRSQTRVTYCTNTHPGSSGSPCFTPDLELVALHHSGDPRPGHESAEDDEGIPLDTIRSSLSGSVLRRLGWE, encoded by the coding sequence ATGGAGCTTGAAGGCTCCGAACAGGAGGAACTGACCCACGCCCTCCTGGGCGCGTTCACCTCGGTGGAGGAGCTCCACCGGATGGTCGAGGTGAAATGCGGCCGCAGCCTGGTGCCCCCCGTCGAACGGGAGGGGGCGGCGCGGGCCCGGGCGCTCGTGCGCACCGCGGAGGCGGAGGGGTGGACGGACGTGCTGGTGCGCGGCGCGCACGCGGCGGCGCCGAGCCATCCGCGGATCCGCCGCTTCCTGCAGAGCTACCTGTCTTCCGTGCAGCGCAGCGTGTCCGGCAGCGCCCTGATGCGCATCGTCCAGCAGTCCAGGCTGGCGCTGACGCCGCAGGTCTGGCGCGACCGGTTGACCACGCTGTCCAGGCGCGTGTGCCGCGTGGAGCTGGAGGGCGGCCGCGCGCTGGGCACGGGCTTCCTGGTGGCGCCGGACATCGTCCTGACGAACTCGCACGTCATCGAGCACCGGCTGCTGGAGGCGCTGCGCGTGCGCTTCGACTTGAAGGTGCTGCCGGACCGCATCGCGGTGCATCCCGGCCGGGTGTTCGCGGTGACGGCGTGCCTGGCGCAGAGCCCGCACAGCCCGGCGGACCTGATGCACCCGCGCCCGCGCGAGGCCACGCGCGACGAGCTGGACTACGCCTTCCTGCAGATTCAAGACGCCCCCGGCGCGGACCGGGTAGGGGACCGGCCGCGCGGCTTCATCCCGCTGGCCCCGTCTTCACCCACGGCGTTCGAGACGGGCGCGCTGGCGCTCGTGGTGCAGCACCCGAAGGGCCGGCCCATGCAGGTGGCGCTGGACACGTTCCAGAAGGTCAACCGCTCCCAGACGCGAGTCACCTACTGCACCAACACGCACCCGGGCTCGTCCGGGTCGCCGTGCTTCACGCCGGACCTGGAGCTGGTCGCGCTGCACCACAGCGGAGACCCACGCCCCGGCCACGAGTCCGCCGAGGACGACGAGGGCATCCCCCTGGACACCATCCGCTCGAGCCTGTCCGGGAGCGTGCTGCGCCGCCTGGGCTGGGAGTGA
- a CDS encoding SDR family oxidoreductase: protein MQAKTVIVTGASAGIGEALAVALAGRGANVALAARDAQALERVKAKCEAAGGKALAVPTDVGDPEACRLLVERTVEAFGGVDVLVNNAGITMHSRFEDVKDLGLYERLMRINYLGAVHCTFHALPHVKARKGLLVAVSSLTGKTGVPMRTGYAGSKHAMQGFFDSLRIELLGTGTDVLVVSPGFVATDIRAHALGPEGRPLGQSPRDEAGPTMDVDTCVALILRAMERRDRELVMTLTGRVGQVLKLVAPALVDRLAARAIRGRKA, encoded by the coding sequence ATGCAAGCAAAGACCGTGATTGTCACCGGTGCCTCCGCGGGCATCGGCGAGGCGCTGGCGGTGGCCCTGGCCGGCCGGGGCGCGAACGTGGCGCTGGCGGCGCGGGATGCCCAGGCGCTGGAACGCGTGAAGGCGAAGTGCGAGGCCGCGGGCGGCAAGGCGCTGGCGGTGCCCACCGACGTGGGCGACCCGGAGGCGTGCCGCCTGCTGGTGGAGCGCACGGTGGAGGCGTTCGGCGGCGTGGACGTGCTCGTCAACAACGCGGGCATCACCATGCACTCGCGCTTCGAGGACGTGAAGGACCTGGGCCTCTACGAGCGCCTCATGCGCATCAACTACCTGGGCGCGGTGCACTGCACCTTCCACGCGCTGCCGCATGTGAAGGCGCGCAAGGGACTGCTCGTCGCCGTGTCGTCGCTCACGGGCAAGACGGGCGTGCCCATGCGCACCGGCTACGCCGGCAGCAAGCACGCCATGCAGGGCTTCTTCGATTCGCTGCGCATCGAACTGTTGGGCACCGGCACGGACGTGCTCGTGGTGTCGCCGGGCTTCGTGGCCACGGACATCCGCGCGCACGCGCTGGGGCCGGAGGGCCGGCCCCTGGGGCAGAGCCCTCGCGACGAGGCGGGCCCCACCATGGACGTGGACACCTGCGTGGCCCTCATCCTGCGCGCCATGGAGCGCCGCGACCGGGAGCTGGTGATGACGCTCACCGGTCGCGTGGGCCAGGTGCTCAAGCTGGTGGCGCCCGCGCTGGTGGACAGGCTGGCCGCGCGCGCCATCCGCGGCAGGAAGGCCTGA
- a CDS encoding ZIP family metal transporter: MADGPLMDTQTVLLVFIAVGLDGLAGLAGGVLSEPWLQRRLPALVAFAAGTLLSAVFLEVLPEAVKSQGDAAFAWAFASFVALALLEWGLGHHHHDAEAAAGHAHGQHSHRGAPTLPGALLVSDALHNVGDGAAVAAAFLVSPQAGFATAFAVIVHELPQEVGDYALLRAAGWTRARSLLALGAVQLTAAVGAAGVLFGTRYLPSLQGTVLAIAGGSFLYIGAVDLLPELHRGPDSRQRVVGFLCGLLLIGGLHFAEAFAGGHG, encoded by the coding sequence GTGGCTGATGGCCCCCTGATGGATACCCAGACCGTCCTGCTCGTCTTCATCGCGGTGGGGCTGGACGGCCTGGCGGGGCTCGCGGGCGGTGTGCTGTCCGAGCCCTGGCTGCAACGGCGGCTGCCCGCGCTGGTGGCCTTCGCCGCCGGCACGCTCTTGAGCGCGGTGTTCCTGGAGGTGCTGCCGGAGGCGGTGAAGTCCCAGGGCGACGCCGCCTTCGCGTGGGCCTTCGCCAGCTTCGTCGCGCTGGCGCTCCTGGAGTGGGGCCTGGGCCATCACCACCATGACGCGGAGGCCGCCGCGGGACATGCGCACGGCCAGCATTCGCACCGGGGCGCGCCCACGCTGCCGGGCGCGCTGCTCGTGTCGGATGCGCTGCACAACGTGGGGGATGGCGCGGCGGTCGCGGCGGCGTTCCTCGTGTCGCCGCAAGCGGGCTTCGCGACCGCGTTCGCCGTCATCGTCCACGAGCTGCCGCAGGAGGTGGGCGACTACGCGCTGCTGCGCGCCGCGGGGTGGACTCGCGCACGGTCGCTGCTCGCGCTGGGCGCGGTGCAGCTCACCGCCGCGGTGGGCGCGGCCGGCGTGCTCTTCGGCACGCGGTATCTGCCCTCGCTCCAGGGCACGGTGCTGGCCATCGCCGGGGGCTCTTTCCTCTACATCGGCGCGGTGGACCTGCTGCCGGAGCTGCACCGGGGCCCGGACTCGCGCCAGCGCGTGGTGGGCTTCCTGTGCGGGCTGCTGCTCATTGGCGGACTGCACTTCGCGGAAGCCTTCGCGGGAGGCCATGGCTGA
- a CDS encoding alpha/beta fold hydrolase — MVLESFQVGTGDVPTVMLHGFLGTGRNLRSLAVAWTKADPRRRILLPDLTGHGTSPALHPEADLTTLARDVVDTLDAQGFKGAVDWVGHSLGGRVSLAASLESSERVRSVAMLDIAPGPVPLNLSDSGYVLDILLKAPPRADSRKDLRANLMGNGLSEALSDWLLMNLTPDGDGVRWRFDRDALLQLHRRVNGQDLWPAVERPVHPPLRCIRGGRSRYVSEESAQRLEDAGCPVALLPDAGHFVHVDGPQEVLAWLMAP, encoded by the coding sequence GTGGTGCTCGAAAGTTTCCAGGTGGGCACGGGGGATGTGCCCACGGTGATGTTGCACGGCTTCCTCGGGACGGGCCGCAACCTGCGCTCGCTGGCCGTCGCGTGGACGAAGGCAGACCCGCGCCGCCGCATCCTCCTGCCCGACCTCACCGGCCACGGCACGTCCCCGGCGCTGCATCCGGAAGCGGACCTGACCACGCTCGCGCGCGACGTGGTGGACACGCTCGACGCGCAGGGCTTCAAAGGCGCCGTGGACTGGGTGGGCCATTCGCTGGGCGGCCGCGTGTCCCTGGCCGCGAGCCTGGAGTCCTCCGAGCGCGTGCGCAGCGTGGCGATGCTCGACATCGCGCCCGGCCCCGTGCCGCTGAACCTGTCGGACAGCGGCTATGTCCTGGACATCCTCCTGAAGGCCCCGCCGCGCGCGGACAGCCGCAAGGACCTGCGCGCGAACCTCATGGGCAATGGCCTGTCGGAGGCGCTGTCGGACTGGCTCCTCATGAACCTCACGCCCGACGGTGACGGCGTGCGCTGGCGCTTCGACCGCGACGCGCTCCTCCAGCTCCACCGCCGCGTCAACGGCCAGGACCTGTGGCCCGCGGTGGAGCGCCCCGTGCACCCGCCCCTGCGCTGCATCCGCGGCGGGCGCAGCCGCTACGTGTCCGAGGAGAGCGCCCAACGCCTGGAGGACGCGGGCTGCCCCGTGGCCCTCCTCCCGGACGCCGGCCACTTCGTGCACGTGGATGGTCCCCAAGAAGTGCTCGCGTGGCTGATGGCCCCCTGA
- a CDS encoding nuclear transport factor 2 family protein, with amino-acid sequence MASVSWLLLALGANPVAAPAAAQAPADPKVAVATVLDDWHRAAAVANEPRYFSFFAPDAVFMGTDGEERWTVDQFRAWAKPYFSKGKAWSFKSVSRNVFFSKDGQVAWFDEALDTPNLGPARGSGVLVKDAAGWKIAQYNLSVPIPNDLMGEVTNRITTYSKNKAATPPAPAARPAPKP; translated from the coding sequence ATGGCATCCGTCTCCTGGTTGTTGCTGGCGCTCGGCGCCAACCCCGTCGCGGCGCCGGCCGCGGCCCAGGCTCCGGCCGACCCCAAGGTCGCGGTGGCCACGGTGCTGGACGACTGGCACCGCGCGGCGGCGGTGGCCAACGAGCCGCGCTACTTCTCCTTCTTCGCGCCGGACGCGGTCTTCATGGGCACGGACGGTGAGGAGCGCTGGACGGTGGATCAGTTCCGCGCGTGGGCGAAGCCCTACTTCTCCAAGGGCAAGGCCTGGTCCTTCAAGTCGGTGTCCCGCAATGTCTTCTTCTCGAAGGATGGCCAGGTCGCCTGGTTCGACGAGGCGCTGGACACGCCCAACCTGGGCCCCGCGCGCGGCAGCGGCGTGCTGGTGAAGGACGCGGCCGGCTGGAAGATCGCCCAGTACAACCTCTCCGTCCCCATCCCCAACGACCTGATGGGCGAGGTGACGAACCGCATCACCACGTACTCCAAGAACAAGGCAGCCACACCGCCCGCCCCGGCAGCCAGGCCCGCGCCGAAGCCCTGA
- a CDS encoding PE-PPE domain-containing protein, which translates to MSIDGVGRGGVRQVTPRAVEGQTGPVAKNALARPLATKDVFEAKGARSSTPGSANLPPIQSNTGTVQAGTVQLDEATKVARGALKIDSNADPKTYDGMYLGSDGYAYPPDKFSVSEVPPFKPEKPIASPTPTTYHVNGILTQPQGDGNATGEAQKLANESGTNVVPIYNATEGLPADVTQTGLDRLGLGDNKAAQTLADAIYRDLQAGKKVNVTGYSQGGAIVSSALRDVDNRIKDDMGGFWGNLPVFGDGNRDKREALLGNINVSTFAGAGKTFPDGPNYTFYVNKQDPVPTWLGTHAFNPVTDIVSGIASGLFPGIGILNGGPSIQYPEGATIHTFDSPGNGEVFALDGKHGIDTYLNNIQDAV; encoded by the coding sequence ATGTCCATCGACGGAGTGGGAAGAGGCGGAGTCCGGCAGGTGACGCCGCGCGCCGTGGAGGGACAGACCGGCCCCGTGGCGAAGAACGCGCTCGCGCGTCCGCTGGCGACCAAGGACGTCTTCGAGGCGAAGGGCGCCCGGTCCTCCACCCCGGGCAGCGCGAACCTGCCGCCCATCCAGTCCAACACGGGCACGGTGCAGGCCGGCACGGTGCAATTGGATGAGGCGACGAAGGTGGCTCGCGGCGCGCTGAAGATCGACTCGAACGCGGATCCGAAGACCTACGACGGCATGTACCTGGGCTCGGACGGCTACGCCTATCCGCCGGACAAGTTCTCCGTGTCGGAGGTGCCGCCGTTCAAGCCGGAGAAGCCCATCGCCTCCCCGACGCCGACGACGTACCACGTCAACGGCATCCTCACGCAGCCGCAGGGCGACGGGAACGCCACGGGCGAGGCCCAGAAGCTGGCGAACGAGTCCGGCACCAACGTGGTGCCCATCTACAACGCGACGGAGGGGCTGCCCGCGGACGTGACGCAGACGGGCCTGGACCGGCTGGGGCTGGGGGACAACAAGGCGGCCCAGACGCTGGCGGACGCCATCTACCGGGACCTGCAGGCCGGCAAGAAGGTGAACGTCACCGGCTACAGCCAGGGTGGCGCCATCGTGTCGAGCGCGCTGCGCGACGTGGACAACCGCATCAAGGACGACATGGGCGGCTTCTGGGGGAACCTGCCTGTCTTCGGAGACGGCAACCGTGACAAGCGCGAGGCGCTGCTCGGCAACATCAACGTCTCCACCTTCGCGGGCGCGGGCAAGACGTTCCCGGACGGGCCGAACTACACCTTCTACGTGAACAAGCAGGACCCCGTGCCCACGTGGCTGGGCACGCACGCGTTCAACCCGGTGACGGACATCGTGAGCGGCATCGCGTCCGGTCTCTTCCCCGGCATTGGCATCCTCAACGGCGGCCCGTCCATCCAGTACCCGGAAGGCGCCACCATCCACACCTTCGACTCCCCCGGGAACGGCGAAGTGTTCGCCCTAGATGGCAAGCACGGCATCGACACGTACCTGAACAACATCCAGGACGCGGTCTGA